A section of the Drosophila subobscura isolate 14011-0131.10 chromosome A, UCBerk_Dsub_1.0, whole genome shotgun sequence genome encodes:
- the LOC117890433 gene encoding protein stoned-B isoform X3, with protein MANPFLMDDDLDGGDMAANPFLMQSEPEAGESESNPFGEAANSSATVASAAASNPFAFGGDDLEPEPEPPINDIDPAMSFFGTTIEAEDDALSLKSAAGEEDDDGGKRQPPPPPRPQPPQSTQDLISTVSSQLDETSSELLGRIPATRSPSPVSMRDLHSPSPTPDSGLADLLDVSDSGSNNQIMDLDLIGGVTGPTGPAPVTDAAPAPAPAPAPAPAPAPVAAAAVPPPVPAPPASQHDNPFAVPTAVPSLQGATPMPSPAKQQPPRPPPPRPVPPRPTPPAHMVQHGQQQPAPPPQRPPPPSATAPADSEDLLDMFGTTSGKPAKPPPPKSKEDILSLFEAQPQPVAKPDLLHDDLPQAPQLANSETERDADNNGGSNGDDEDDGEDKDEPIFTSVLTRPDESTHDITCQPQAATLAATLAHMAAPQDTTGRQRAPTPDIEITTVEDLPRSDDEDEPEPEPEPTAEAAAAAAAPTENEEPEAEAVASQPEAEAEPAHAPVESPPTESQPAFDTTTMELASDEPEQMDTGLDFPLGSGGLASGQLSANPFASPEEEDEPSFVPAAVVGNIFAVDDDPEPEVEPTVEPAVQQAPSYGANIFAVEPDEFDAFSAKFDSVKKDNISILDGFGGSGAITPTGGDAWGDSAFGSATISAANAFGDAPSADDGFGNEDDDFYAMRAPVRAESVESVDKEFSVVIRPKAEGTGGVAPQLAPPPPPARSAVQSVSQSSSPPATVNPFEDVTGFPAPPAAAAAAVAAAA; from the exons ATGGCCAATCCGTTCCTCATGGACGATGATCTGGATGGCGGCGACATGGCCGCCAATCCCTTCCTAATGcagtcagagccagaggcaggcGAGTCAGAGTCGAATCCATTCGGGGAGGCAGCCAACAGCTCCGCGACAGTGGCCTCAGCCGCCGCCTCGAATCCGTTTGCCTTTGGCGGCGATGAtctggagccggagccagagccaccgaTCAATGACATTGATCCGGCGATGAGCTTCTTTGGCACCACCATAGAGGCAGAGGACGATGCCCTCAGCCTCAAGTCGGCCGCTggcgaggaggatgacgacggCGGCAAGAGAcagcctccgccgccgccacggCCCCAGCCGCCGCAGAGCACACAGGATCTGATCAGCACGGTGTCCAGCCAGCTGGACGAGACCTCCTCGGAGCTGCTGGGCCGCATACCCGCCACCCGATCGCCCAGCCCCGTCTCCATGCGCGACCTTCACTCGCCCAGTCCCACGCCGGACTCGGGCCTCGCCGACCTGCTGGATGTCTCCGACAGTGGCTCCAATAATCAAATAATGGATCTCGATCTCATTGGCGGAGTCACTGGGCCCACAGGTCCTGCTCCAGTAACAGAtgctgctccagcaccagctcctgctcctgctccggctccggctcctgcgccagttgcggctgctgctgtgcctccACCCGTTCCTGCTCCCCCTGCCAGCCAGCATGACAATCCCTTTGCGGTGCCCACGGCTGTGCCCAGCCTGCAGGGGGCCACGCCCATGCCCTCGccggccaagcagcagccgccgcgtCCCCCGCCGCCACGGCCAGTGCCGCCCAGGCCAACGCCACCGGCGCACATGGTGCAgcatgggcagcagcagccggcaccACCGCCGCAACGTCCGCCACCGCCGTCAGCCACAGCGCCAGCGGACTCGGAGGACTTGCTGGACATGTTCGGGACGACCAGCGGCAAGCCGGCcaagccaccgccacccaagAGCAAGGAGGACATCCTCAGCCTGTTTGAGGCGCAGCCACAGCCCGTGGCCAAGCCCGATCTGCTGCACGACGATCTGCCCCAGGCCCCCCAGCTGGCCAATTCGGAGACGGAACGCGATGCGGACAACAATGGCGGCAGCAATGGCGACGATGAGGACGATGGGGAGGACAAGGATGAGCCCATCTTCACGTCCGTGCTGACGCGACCGGACGAGAGCACCCATGACATCACCTGCCAGCCGCAGGCGGCGACCCTGGCGGCGACCCTGGCCCACATGGCAGCGCCACAGGACACGACGGGCCGGCAGAGAGCACCCACGCCGGACATTGAGATCACCACGGTGGAGGATCTGCCACGCtccgacgacgaggatgagccagaaccagaaccagagccaacagcagaagcagcggcagcagcggcagctccaacAGAGAATGAAGAACCCGAGGCCGAGGCAGTCGCgtcacagccagaggcagaggcggagccAGCACACGCGCCTGTCGAGTCGCCGCCCACAGAGTCACAGCCAGCGTTTGACACCACCACCATGGAGCTGGCGAGCGACGAGCCCGAGCAGATGGACACGGGCCTGGACTTTCCATTGGGCAGCGGTGGCCTGGCCAGCGGTCAGCTCTCAGCCAATCCCTTCGCCAGtcccgaggaggaggacgagccGAGCTTCGTGCCCGCTGCCGTGGTGGGCAACATATTTGCCGTGGACGACGATCCAGAGCCCGAGGTGGAGCCGACGGTGGAGCCGGCCGTGCAGCAGGCACCCAGCTATGGGGCCAACATCTTTGCCGTCGAGCCGGATGAGTTTGACGCCTTCTCGGCCAAGTTTGACTCCGTGAAGAAGGACAACATCAGCATACTGGACGGCTTCGGTGGCTCTGGGGCCATAACGCCCACGGGAGGAGATG CTTGGGGCGACAGCGCCTTTGGGTCGGCCACCATTTCGGCGGCCAATGCCTTTGGCGATGCCCCCTCGGCGGACGATGGCTTCGGGAACGAGGACGATGACTTCTATGCGATGCGAGCGCCCGTGCGGGCCGAGTCCGTGGAGTCGGTGGACAAGGAATTCAGCGTGGTGATCCGCCCCAAGGCGGAGGGCACTGGAGGAGTGGCACCGCAGctggcaccaccgccaccgccagccagGTCGGCCGTGCAGTCGGTCAGCCAGTCATCATCACCGCCGGCGACAGTCAATCCCTTTGAGGACGTGACCGGCTTCccagctccaccagcagcagcggcagc agcagtggcagcagcggcataa
- the LOC117890433 gene encoding protein stoned-B isoform X1, with protein MANPFLMDDDLDGGDMAANPFLMQSEPEAGESESNPFGEAANSSATVASAAASNPFAFGGDDLEPEPEPPINDIDPAMSFFGTTIEAEDDALSLKSAAGEEDDDGGKRQPPPPPRPQPPQSTQDLISTVSSQLDETSSELLGRIPATRSPSPVSMRDLHSPSPTPDSGLADLLDVSDSGSNNQIMDLDLIGGVTGPTGPAPVTDAAPAPAPAPAPAPAPAPVAAAAVPPPVPAPPASQHDNPFAVPTAVPSLQGATPMPSPAKQQPPRPPPPRPVPPRPTPPAHMVQHGQQQPAPPPQRPPPPSATAPADSEDLLDMFGTTSGKPAKPPPPKSKEDILSLFEAQPQPVAKPDLLHDDLPQAPQLANSETERDADNNGGSNGDDEDDGEDKDEPIFTSVLTRPDESTHDITCQPQAATLAATLAHMAAPQDTTGRQRAPTPDIEITTVEDLPRSDDEDEPEPEPEPTAEAAAAAAAPTENEEPEAEAVASQPEAEAEPAHAPVESPPTESQPAFDTTTMELASDEPEQMDTGLDFPLGSGGLASGQLSANPFASPEEEDEPSFVPAAVVGNIFAVDDDPEPEVEPTVEPAVQQAPSYGANIFAVEPDEFDAFSAKFDSVKKDNISILDGFGGSGAITPTGGDAWGDSAFGSATISAANAFGDAPSADDGFGNEDDDFYAMRAPVRAESVESVDKEFSVVIRPKAEGTGGVAPQLAPPPPPARSAVQSVSQSSSPPATVNPFEDVTGFPAPPAAAAAAAESGEAGIKRTDSQDTPQTPLYDEDVSQPLEEFPRLHYVGPGWEMQLRQPNKKKITGQRFWKKIFVRLVVQNDVPVVQLLNQPGDKQPFQELPLQPSYSVSEIGAQQYDQFGKIFTMKLQYIFYKERPGVRPGQVTKAERITNKLTKFAQYAIAGDYEGVKEFGSDLKKLGLPVEHAPQSSQLFKIGSMTYEDMKQFSVCIEEALFKLPALRERALTYKMEEVQVTAVDEITVEQDSEGKILKQIARVRLFFLAFLTGMPTIELGVNDMWRQGKEVVGRHDIIPVATEEWIRLEAVEFHSVVNQQEYERTRTIKFQPPDANYIELLRFRVRPPKNRELPLQLKATWCVTGNKVELRADILVPGFTSRKLGQIPCEDVSVRFPIPECWIYLFRVEKHFRYGSVKSAHRRTGKIKGIERILGAVDTLQESLIEVTSGQAKYEHHHRAIVWRCPRLPKEGQGAYTTHQLVCRMALTSYDQIPSELAPYAFVEFTMPATQVSHTTVRSVSVQDSDADEPPEKYVRYLARHEYKVGIETTHGESTNAYLAATRPIKEETAKEVATKPVASPVPPSDSDTDSN; from the exons ATGGCCAATCCGTTCCTCATGGACGATGATCTGGATGGCGGCGACATGGCCGCCAATCCCTTCCTAATGcagtcagagccagaggcaggcGAGTCAGAGTCGAATCCATTCGGGGAGGCAGCCAACAGCTCCGCGACAGTGGCCTCAGCCGCCGCCTCGAATCCGTTTGCCTTTGGCGGCGATGAtctggagccggagccagagccaccgaTCAATGACATTGATCCGGCGATGAGCTTCTTTGGCACCACCATAGAGGCAGAGGACGATGCCCTCAGCCTCAAGTCGGCCGCTggcgaggaggatgacgacggCGGCAAGAGAcagcctccgccgccgccacggCCCCAGCCGCCGCAGAGCACACAGGATCTGATCAGCACGGTGTCCAGCCAGCTGGACGAGACCTCCTCGGAGCTGCTGGGCCGCATACCCGCCACCCGATCGCCCAGCCCCGTCTCCATGCGCGACCTTCACTCGCCCAGTCCCACGCCGGACTCGGGCCTCGCCGACCTGCTGGATGTCTCCGACAGTGGCTCCAATAATCAAATAATGGATCTCGATCTCATTGGCGGAGTCACTGGGCCCACAGGTCCTGCTCCAGTAACAGAtgctgctccagcaccagctcctgctcctgctccggctccggctcctgcgccagttgcggctgctgctgtgcctccACCCGTTCCTGCTCCCCCTGCCAGCCAGCATGACAATCCCTTTGCGGTGCCCACGGCTGTGCCCAGCCTGCAGGGGGCCACGCCCATGCCCTCGccggccaagcagcagccgccgcgtCCCCCGCCGCCACGGCCAGTGCCGCCCAGGCCAACGCCACCGGCGCACATGGTGCAgcatgggcagcagcagccggcaccACCGCCGCAACGTCCGCCACCGCCGTCAGCCACAGCGCCAGCGGACTCGGAGGACTTGCTGGACATGTTCGGGACGACCAGCGGCAAGCCGGCcaagccaccgccacccaagAGCAAGGAGGACATCCTCAGCCTGTTTGAGGCGCAGCCACAGCCCGTGGCCAAGCCCGATCTGCTGCACGACGATCTGCCCCAGGCCCCCCAGCTGGCCAATTCGGAGACGGAACGCGATGCGGACAACAATGGCGGCAGCAATGGCGACGATGAGGACGATGGGGAGGACAAGGATGAGCCCATCTTCACGTCCGTGCTGACGCGACCGGACGAGAGCACCCATGACATCACCTGCCAGCCGCAGGCGGCGACCCTGGCGGCGACCCTGGCCCACATGGCAGCGCCACAGGACACGACGGGCCGGCAGAGAGCACCCACGCCGGACATTGAGATCACCACGGTGGAGGATCTGCCACGCtccgacgacgaggatgagccagaaccagaaccagagccaacagcagaagcagcggcagcagcggcagctccaacAGAGAATGAAGAACCCGAGGCCGAGGCAGTCGCgtcacagccagaggcagaggcggagccAGCACACGCGCCTGTCGAGTCGCCGCCCACAGAGTCACAGCCAGCGTTTGACACCACCACCATGGAGCTGGCGAGCGACGAGCCCGAGCAGATGGACACGGGCCTGGACTTTCCATTGGGCAGCGGTGGCCTGGCCAGCGGTCAGCTCTCAGCCAATCCCTTCGCCAGtcccgaggaggaggacgagccGAGCTTCGTGCCCGCTGCCGTGGTGGGCAACATATTTGCCGTGGACGACGATCCAGAGCCCGAGGTGGAGCCGACGGTGGAGCCGGCCGTGCAGCAGGCACCCAGCTATGGGGCCAACATCTTTGCCGTCGAGCCGGATGAGTTTGACGCCTTCTCGGCCAAGTTTGACTCCGTGAAGAAGGACAACATCAGCATACTGGACGGCTTCGGTGGCTCTGGGGCCATAACGCCCACGGGAGGAGATG CTTGGGGCGACAGCGCCTTTGGGTCGGCCACCATTTCGGCGGCCAATGCCTTTGGCGATGCCCCCTCGGCGGACGATGGCTTCGGGAACGAGGACGATGACTTCTATGCGATGCGAGCGCCCGTGCGGGCCGAGTCCGTGGAGTCGGTGGACAAGGAATTCAGCGTGGTGATCCGCCCCAAGGCGGAGGGCACTGGAGGAGTGGCACCGCAGctggcaccaccgccaccgccagccagGTCGGCCGTGCAGTCGGTCAGCCAGTCATCATCACCGCCGGCGACAGTCAATCCCTTTGAGGACGTGACCGGCTTCccagctccaccagcagcagcggcagctgccgcagagTCGGGCGAGGCGGGCATTAAGCGCACAGACTCCCAGGACACGCCACAGACGCCGCTGTACGACGAGGATGTGTCCCAGCCGCTGGAGGAGTTCCCGCGCCTGCACTACGTCGGCCCCGGCTGGGAGatgcagctgcggcagccgaACAAGAAGAAAATCACAGGCCAGCGCTTCTGGAAGAAGATCTTTGTGCGCCTCGTGGTGCAGAACGATGTGCCggtggtgcagctgctgaaCCAGCCCGGCGACAAGCAGCCGTTCcaggagctgccgctgcagcccTCCTACTCGGTCTCGGAGATCGGCGCCCAGCAGTACGATCAGTTTGGCAAGATCTTCACCATGAAGCTGCAGTACATCTTCTACAAGGAGCGGCCCGGCGTCCGGCCCGGCCAGGTGACCAAGGCGGAGCGCATCACCAACAAGCTGACCAAATTCGCACAGTACGCCATCGCTGGGGACTACGAGGGCGTGAAGGAGTTCGGCAGCGATCTGAAGAAGCTGGGGCTGCCCGTCGAGCATGCGCCGCAGTCGTCGCAGCTGTTCAAGATCGGATCGATGACCTACGAGGACATGAAGCAGTTCTCCGTGTGCATTGAGGAGGCACTCTTCAAGCTGCCGGCACTGCGCGAGCGCGCGCTCACCTACAAGATGGAGGAGGTGCAGGTGACGGCCGTCGACGAGATCACCGTCGAGCAGGACAGCGAGGGCAAGATCCTCAAGCAGATTGCCCGCGTGCGCCTCTTCTTCCTGGCCTTCCTCACCGGCATGCCGACCATCGAGCTGGGCGTCAACGATATGTGGCGGCAGGGCAAGGAGGTGGTCGGCCGTCACGACATCATACCCGTGGCCACCGAGGAGTGGATTCGCCTCGAGGCGGTCGAGTTTCACAGCGTTGTCAATCAGCAGGAGTACGAGCGCACGCGCACCATTAA ATTCCAGCCGCCGGATGCCAATTACATTGAACTGCTGCGCTTCCGGGTGCGTCCGCCAAAGAATCGCGAACTTCCGCTCCAGCTGAAGGCCACCTGGTGCGTCACCGGCAACAAGGTGGAGCTGCGTGCCGACATTCTGGTGCCAGGTTTCACCTCCCGCAAACTCGGCCAGATACCCTGCGAAGATGTCTCGGTGCGCTTCCCCATACCCGAGTGCTGGATCTATCTGTTTCGCGTGGAGAAGCATTTCAG GTATGGATCGGTGAAGTCGGCCCATCGACGGACGGGCAAGATCAAGGGAATTGAACGCATACTCGGCGCTGTCGACACGCTGCAGGAATCGCTAATCGAGGTGACATCGGGCCAGGCCAAGTACGAGCATCACCATCGGGCAATTGTCTGGCGGTGTCCACGTCTGCCCAAGGAGGGTCAGG GAGCGTATACCACGCATCAACTGGTGTGCCGCATGGCACTGACATCGTACGACCAGATACCCAGTGAACTGGCGCCATACGCATTCGTGGAGTTCACAATGCCCGCCACGCAGGTCTCGCATACCACCGTGCGCTCGGTTAGTGTCCAGGACTCGGACGCCGATGAGCCACCCGAGAAGTATGTCCGCTATTTGGCACGACACGAGTACAA GGTTGGCATCGAGACCACGCACGGCGAGTCCACGAACGCGTATTTGGCGGCAACGCGTCCCATCAAGGAGGAGACCGCCAAGGAGGTGGCCACCAAGCCGGTCGCCTCCCCGGTCCCTCCCAGCGACTCGGACACGGACTCCAACTAA
- the LOC117890433 gene encoding protein stoned-B isoform X2 has product MANPFLMDDDLDGGDMAANPFLMQSEPEAGESESNPFGEAANSSATVASAAASNPFAFGGDDLEPEPEPPINDIDPAMSFFGTTIEAEDDALSLKSAAGEEDDDGGKRQPPPPPRPQPPQSTQDLISTVSSQLDETSSELLGRIPATRSPSPVSMRDLHSPSPTPDSGLADLLDVSDSGSNNQIMDLDLIGGVTGPTGPAPVTDAAPAPAPAPAPAPAPAPVAAAAVPPPVPAPPASQHDNPFAVPTAVPSLQGATPMPSPAKQQPPRPPPPRPVPPRPTPPAHMVQHGQQQPAPPPQRPPPPSATAPADSEDLLDMFGTTSGKPAKPPPPKSKEDILSLFEAQPQPVAKPDLLHDDLPQAPQLANSETERDADNNGGSNGDDEDDGEDKDEPIFTSVLTRPDESTHDITCQPQAATLAATLAHMAAPQDTTGRQRAPTPDIEITTVEDLPRSDDEDEPEPEPQPEAEAEPAHAPVESPPTESQPAFDTTTMELASDEPEQMDTGLDFPLGSGGLASGQLSANPFASPEEEDEPSFVPAAVVGNIFAVDDDPEPEVEPTVEPAVQQAPSYGANIFAVEPDEFDAFSAKFDSVKKDNISILDGFGGSGAITPTGGDAWGDSAFGSATISAANAFGDAPSADDGFGNEDDDFYAMRAPVRAESVESVDKEFSVVIRPKAEGTGGVAPQLAPPPPPARSAVQSVSQSSSPPATVNPFEDVTGFPAPPAAAAAAAESGEAGIKRTDSQDTPQTPLYDEDVSQPLEEFPRLHYVGPGWEMQLRQPNKKKITGQRFWKKIFVRLVVQNDVPVVQLLNQPGDKQPFQELPLQPSYSVSEIGAQQYDQFGKIFTMKLQYIFYKERPGVRPGQVTKAERITNKLTKFAQYAIAGDYEGVKEFGSDLKKLGLPVEHAPQSSQLFKIGSMTYEDMKQFSVCIEEALFKLPALRERALTYKMEEVQVTAVDEITVEQDSEGKILKQIARVRLFFLAFLTGMPTIELGVNDMWRQGKEVVGRHDIIPVATEEWIRLEAVEFHSVVNQQEYERTRTIKFQPPDANYIELLRFRVRPPKNRELPLQLKATWCVTGNKVELRADILVPGFTSRKLGQIPCEDVSVRFPIPECWIYLFRVEKHFRYGSVKSAHRRTGKIKGIERILGAVDTLQESLIEVTSGQAKYEHHHRAIVWRCPRLPKEGQGAYTTHQLVCRMALTSYDQIPSELAPYAFVEFTMPATQVSHTTVRSVSVQDSDADEPPEKYVRYLARHEYKVGIETTHGESTNAYLAATRPIKEETAKEVATKPVASPVPPSDSDTDSN; this is encoded by the exons ATGGCCAATCCGTTCCTCATGGACGATGATCTGGATGGCGGCGACATGGCCGCCAATCCCTTCCTAATGcagtcagagccagaggcaggcGAGTCAGAGTCGAATCCATTCGGGGAGGCAGCCAACAGCTCCGCGACAGTGGCCTCAGCCGCCGCCTCGAATCCGTTTGCCTTTGGCGGCGATGAtctggagccggagccagagccaccgaTCAATGACATTGATCCGGCGATGAGCTTCTTTGGCACCACCATAGAGGCAGAGGACGATGCCCTCAGCCTCAAGTCGGCCGCTggcgaggaggatgacgacggCGGCAAGAGAcagcctccgccgccgccacggCCCCAGCCGCCGCAGAGCACACAGGATCTGATCAGCACGGTGTCCAGCCAGCTGGACGAGACCTCCTCGGAGCTGCTGGGCCGCATACCCGCCACCCGATCGCCCAGCCCCGTCTCCATGCGCGACCTTCACTCGCCCAGTCCCACGCCGGACTCGGGCCTCGCCGACCTGCTGGATGTCTCCGACAGTGGCTCCAATAATCAAATAATGGATCTCGATCTCATTGGCGGAGTCACTGGGCCCACAGGTCCTGCTCCAGTAACAGAtgctgctccagcaccagctcctgctcctgctccggctccggctcctgcgccagttgcggctgctgctgtgcctccACCCGTTCCTGCTCCCCCTGCCAGCCAGCATGACAATCCCTTTGCGGTGCCCACGGCTGTGCCCAGCCTGCAGGGGGCCACGCCCATGCCCTCGccggccaagcagcagccgccgcgtCCCCCGCCGCCACGGCCAGTGCCGCCCAGGCCAACGCCACCGGCGCACATGGTGCAgcatgggcagcagcagccggcaccACCGCCGCAACGTCCGCCACCGCCGTCAGCCACAGCGCCAGCGGACTCGGAGGACTTGCTGGACATGTTCGGGACGACCAGCGGCAAGCCGGCcaagccaccgccacccaagAGCAAGGAGGACATCCTCAGCCTGTTTGAGGCGCAGCCACAGCCCGTGGCCAAGCCCGATCTGCTGCACGACGATCTGCCCCAGGCCCCCCAGCTGGCCAATTCGGAGACGGAACGCGATGCGGACAACAATGGCGGCAGCAATGGCGACGATGAGGACGATGGGGAGGACAAGGATGAGCCCATCTTCACGTCCGTGCTGACGCGACCGGACGAGAGCACCCATGACATCACCTGCCAGCCGCAGGCGGCGACCCTGGCGGCGACCCTGGCCCACATGGCAGCGCCACAGGACACGACGGGCCGGCAGAGAGCACCCACGCCGGACATTGAGATCACCACGGTGGAGGATCTGCCACGCtccgacgacgaggatgagccagaaccagaac cacagccagaggcagaggcggagccAGCACACGCGCCTGTCGAGTCGCCGCCCACAGAGTCACAGCCAGCGTTTGACACCACCACCATGGAGCTGGCGAGCGACGAGCCCGAGCAGATGGACACGGGCCTGGACTTTCCATTGGGCAGCGGTGGCCTGGCCAGCGGTCAGCTCTCAGCCAATCCCTTCGCCAGtcccgaggaggaggacgagccGAGCTTCGTGCCCGCTGCCGTGGTGGGCAACATATTTGCCGTGGACGACGATCCAGAGCCCGAGGTGGAGCCGACGGTGGAGCCGGCCGTGCAGCAGGCACCCAGCTATGGGGCCAACATCTTTGCCGTCGAGCCGGATGAGTTTGACGCCTTCTCGGCCAAGTTTGACTCCGTGAAGAAGGACAACATCAGCATACTGGACGGCTTCGGTGGCTCTGGGGCCATAACGCCCACGGGAGGAGATG CTTGGGGCGACAGCGCCTTTGGGTCGGCCACCATTTCGGCGGCCAATGCCTTTGGCGATGCCCCCTCGGCGGACGATGGCTTCGGGAACGAGGACGATGACTTCTATGCGATGCGAGCGCCCGTGCGGGCCGAGTCCGTGGAGTCGGTGGACAAGGAATTCAGCGTGGTGATCCGCCCCAAGGCGGAGGGCACTGGAGGAGTGGCACCGCAGctggcaccaccgccaccgccagccagGTCGGCCGTGCAGTCGGTCAGCCAGTCATCATCACCGCCGGCGACAGTCAATCCCTTTGAGGACGTGACCGGCTTCccagctccaccagcagcagcggcagctgccgcagagTCGGGCGAGGCGGGCATTAAGCGCACAGACTCCCAGGACACGCCACAGACGCCGCTGTACGACGAGGATGTGTCCCAGCCGCTGGAGGAGTTCCCGCGCCTGCACTACGTCGGCCCCGGCTGGGAGatgcagctgcggcagccgaACAAGAAGAAAATCACAGGCCAGCGCTTCTGGAAGAAGATCTTTGTGCGCCTCGTGGTGCAGAACGATGTGCCggtggtgcagctgctgaaCCAGCCCGGCGACAAGCAGCCGTTCcaggagctgccgctgcagcccTCCTACTCGGTCTCGGAGATCGGCGCCCAGCAGTACGATCAGTTTGGCAAGATCTTCACCATGAAGCTGCAGTACATCTTCTACAAGGAGCGGCCCGGCGTCCGGCCCGGCCAGGTGACCAAGGCGGAGCGCATCACCAACAAGCTGACCAAATTCGCACAGTACGCCATCGCTGGGGACTACGAGGGCGTGAAGGAGTTCGGCAGCGATCTGAAGAAGCTGGGGCTGCCCGTCGAGCATGCGCCGCAGTCGTCGCAGCTGTTCAAGATCGGATCGATGACCTACGAGGACATGAAGCAGTTCTCCGTGTGCATTGAGGAGGCACTCTTCAAGCTGCCGGCACTGCGCGAGCGCGCGCTCACCTACAAGATGGAGGAGGTGCAGGTGACGGCCGTCGACGAGATCACCGTCGAGCAGGACAGCGAGGGCAAGATCCTCAAGCAGATTGCCCGCGTGCGCCTCTTCTTCCTGGCCTTCCTCACCGGCATGCCGACCATCGAGCTGGGCGTCAACGATATGTGGCGGCAGGGCAAGGAGGTGGTCGGCCGTCACGACATCATACCCGTGGCCACCGAGGAGTGGATTCGCCTCGAGGCGGTCGAGTTTCACAGCGTTGTCAATCAGCAGGAGTACGAGCGCACGCGCACCATTAA ATTCCAGCCGCCGGATGCCAATTACATTGAACTGCTGCGCTTCCGGGTGCGTCCGCCAAAGAATCGCGAACTTCCGCTCCAGCTGAAGGCCACCTGGTGCGTCACCGGCAACAAGGTGGAGCTGCGTGCCGACATTCTGGTGCCAGGTTTCACCTCCCGCAAACTCGGCCAGATACCCTGCGAAGATGTCTCGGTGCGCTTCCCCATACCCGAGTGCTGGATCTATCTGTTTCGCGTGGAGAAGCATTTCAG GTATGGATCGGTGAAGTCGGCCCATCGACGGACGGGCAAGATCAAGGGAATTGAACGCATACTCGGCGCTGTCGACACGCTGCAGGAATCGCTAATCGAGGTGACATCGGGCCAGGCCAAGTACGAGCATCACCATCGGGCAATTGTCTGGCGGTGTCCACGTCTGCCCAAGGAGGGTCAGG GAGCGTATACCACGCATCAACTGGTGTGCCGCATGGCACTGACATCGTACGACCAGATACCCAGTGAACTGGCGCCATACGCATTCGTGGAGTTCACAATGCCCGCCACGCAGGTCTCGCATACCACCGTGCGCTCGGTTAGTGTCCAGGACTCGGACGCCGATGAGCCACCCGAGAAGTATGTCCGCTATTTGGCACGACACGAGTACAA GGTTGGCATCGAGACCACGCACGGCGAGTCCACGAACGCGTATTTGGCGGCAACGCGTCCCATCAAGGAGGAGACCGCCAAGGAGGTGGCCACCAAGCCGGTCGCCTCCCCGGTCCCTCCCAGCGACTCGGACACGGACTCCAACTAA
- the LOC117890596 gene encoding farnesol dehydrogenase: MERWHNRVAVVTGASSGIGAELARKLIAAGVVVVALARRLDRLQQLSQELGPQLHIRQCDVTDVDSVNAAFDWIEERLGGADILINNAGKLSGGQLLTMSLDTVQQVLQTNIMGVVYCTQHAFHSMRQRQAPGHVVLLNSVVGHYLFNSLPGSQQELNIYPATKHAVTALTELFRQEMREFKTQVKVTSISPGLVDTEMVPEAYKCLPMLQAEDVANAIMYALATPPHVQVHELTIKPLGEPF, encoded by the exons ATGGAACGTTGGCATAATCGGGTGGCCGTGGTGACCGGCGCCAGTTCGGGTATTGGCGCGGAGTTGGCCAGAAAACTGATCGCCGctggtgtggtggtggtggcgctgGCCCGACGCCTCGatcgcctgcagcagctgtcccAAGAGCTGGGCCCGCAGCTGCACATCCGACAGTGCGATGTCACGGACGTGGACTCGGTGAATGCCGCCTTCGACTGGATCGAGGAGCGGCTGGGCGGCGCTGACATACTGATCAATAATGCCGGCAAGCTGTCGGGCGGCCAGCTGCTGACCATGTCCTTGGACACAGTCCAGCAGGTGCTGCAGACGAACATCATGGGCGTGGTCTACTGCACACAGCACGCCTTCCACTCGATGCGCCAGCGCCAGGCGCCCGGCCATGTGGTGCTGCTGAACAGCGTCGTGGGGCACTATCTGTTCAACTCGCTGCcgggcagccagcaggagcTGAACATCTATCCTGCCACCAAGCACGCGGTGACAGCCCTCACAGAGCTCTTTCGCCAGGAGATGCGGGAGTTCAAGACCCAAGTGAAAGTTACG AGCATCAGCCCAGGCCTGGTGGACACGGAGATGGTGCCGGAGGCCTACAAATGCCTGCCCATGCTGCAGGCCGAGGATGTGGCCAATGCCATCATGTACGCCTTGGCGACCCCACCTCATGTGCAGGTGCACGAGCTGACCATCAAGCCCCTGGGCGAGCCATTTTAA